In Helianthus annuus cultivar XRQ/B chromosome 8, HanXRQr2.0-SUNRISE, whole genome shotgun sequence, a single genomic region encodes these proteins:
- the LOC110872693 gene encoding ferritin-4, chloroplastic, which produces MFLRAPLTPTFFTGTTTDESFNCPLFSSPVTTSLNTVCAAVKGGSSNHRPLTGVVFEPFEEVKKELNLVPSGYHQSLARQKYADESEASINEQINVEYNVSYVYHAMYAYFDRDNVALKGLAKFFKESSEEEREHAEKFMEYQNKRGGKVKLQSIIMPLSEFDHEEKGDALYAMELALSLEKLTNEKLLNLHEVACRNNDVQLADFVESEFLGEQVEAIKKISEYVAQLRRVGKGHGVWHFNQMLLNEGAAA; this is translated from the exons ATGTTTCTCAGAGCCCCTCTCACTCCCACTTTCTTCACCGGAACCACCACCGATGAGAGTTTTAACTGTCCTCTGTTTTCATCCCCTGTTACGACGTCGTTAAATACCGTTTGTGCGGCGGTGAAAGGCGGTTCTTCGAACCATCGTCCGCTTACTGGGGTTGTGTTTGAGCCGTTTGAGGAGGTCAAGAAAGAGCTTAATCTTGTACCCTCTGGTTATCACCAGTCTCTTGCTCGACAAAagtatgctgatgagtctgaagCTTCTATTAATGAACAGATCAA TGTTGAGTATAATGTCTCCTATGTGTACCATGCTATGTATGCCTACTTTGATAGGGATAATGTTGCTCTCAAGGGCTTAGCCAA GTTCTTTAAGGAGTCTAGTGAAGAAGAAAGAGAACATGCTGAAAAGTTCATGGAATACCAG aaCAAACGAGGTGGGAAGGTGAAGTTGCAATCGATTATAATGCCACTATCCGAGTTTGACCATGAAGAAAAAGGAGACGCATTGTATG CAATGGAGCTTGCGTTGTCATTGGAGAAGCTGACAAATGAGAAGCTTCTGAACCTCCATGAG GTGGCCTGCAGGAACAATGATGTGCAATTAGCTGATTTTGTAGAAAGCGAGTTTCTTGGTGAACAG GTTGAAGCAATCAAGAAGATATCCGAGTATGTTGCTCAACTAAGAAGAGTTGGCAAAGGGCATG GTGTTTGGCACTTCAATCAGATGCTCCTGAATGAAGGTGCTGCTGCCTGA
- the LOC110872692 gene encoding uncharacterized protein LOC110872692 isoform X2, whose protein sequence is MQLRCLSLHILSLLIVIYTIDAIHSVSTICEFNVTKDNKLYSYNLASPSETFTHGVLSEDGYYKVSSNGTVVWFQLCDGMIFNHDPPRCFDCLECGGQSRCGTGCSALMSRGYSVCTTIGRTQSITTNLIDKKSPSMGVIVEMWHQGPEMNCSLSVSVICDSKKFQGPKTLEKFGNCNFATQITHPAGCAIVLAIKDNKSGWFSTLLIMYLSNYK, encoded by the exons ATGCAGTTACGTTGTTTATCACTCCACATTCTCAGTTTACTGATAGTTATATACACTATTGATGCAATTCATTCTGTATCTACGATCTGCGAGTTCAATGTTACGAAAGATAACAAGCTTTATAGCTACAATTTGGCTTCTCCTTCTGAAACATTCACTCATGGTGTTCTCAGCGAAGACGG ATATTACAAGGTGTCGTCTAATGGAACGGTGGTCTGGTTTCAG CTTTGCGATGGAATGATTTTCAACCATGATCCGCCAAGATGTTTTGATTGTTTG GAATGTGGGGGACAATCTCGATGTGGGACGGGTTGCAGTGCCCTTATGTCCA GGGGTTATTCTGTATGTACCACTATTGGGCGCACCCAAAGCATCACCACAAATCTCATCG ATAAAAAGAGTCCAAGCATGGGTGTAATCGTTGAAATGTGGCACCAAGGTCCCGAAATGAATTGTTCGCTCTCTGTTTCTGTTATCTGCGATTCGAAGAAATTTCAA GGACCAAAGACACTTGAAAAGTTTGGGAATTGTAACTTT GCTACTCAAATAACGCATCCAGCTGGTTGCGCGATTGTTTTGGCTATCAAAGATAATAAATCGGGCTGGTTCAGTACCCTTTTAATCATGTACTTGTCAAATTACAAATAA
- the LOC110872692 gene encoding uncharacterized protein LOC110872692 isoform X1 produces MQLRCLSLHILSLLIVIYTIDAIHSVSTICEFNVTKDNKLYSYNLASPSETFTHGVLSEDGYYKVSSNGTVVWFQLCDGMIFNHDPPRCFDCLECGGQSRCGTGCSALMSSNILGGYSVCTTIGRTQSITTNLIDKKSPSMGVIVEMWHQGPEMNCSLSVSVICDSKKFQGPKTLEKFGNCNFATQITHPAGCAIVLAIKDNKSGWFSTLLIMYLSNYK; encoded by the exons ATGCAGTTACGTTGTTTATCACTCCACATTCTCAGTTTACTGATAGTTATATACACTATTGATGCAATTCATTCTGTATCTACGATCTGCGAGTTCAATGTTACGAAAGATAACAAGCTTTATAGCTACAATTTGGCTTCTCCTTCTGAAACATTCACTCATGGTGTTCTCAGCGAAGACGG ATATTACAAGGTGTCGTCTAATGGAACGGTGGTCTGGTTTCAG CTTTGCGATGGAATGATTTTCAACCATGATCCGCCAAGATGTTTTGATTGTTTG GAATGTGGGGGACAATCTCGATGTGGGACGGGTTGCAGTGCCCTTATGTCCAGTAATATATTAG GGGGTTATTCTGTATGTACCACTATTGGGCGCACCCAAAGCATCACCACAAATCTCATCG ATAAAAAGAGTCCAAGCATGGGTGTAATCGTTGAAATGTGGCACCAAGGTCCCGAAATGAATTGTTCGCTCTCTGTTTCTGTTATCTGCGATTCGAAGAAATTTCAA GGACCAAAGACACTTGAAAAGTTTGGGAATTGTAACTTT GCTACTCAAATAACGCATCCAGCTGGTTGCGCGATTGTTTTGGCTATCAAAGATAATAAATCGGGCTGGTTCAGTACCCTTTTAATCATGTACTTGTCAAATTACAAATAA